The Desulfuromonadaceae bacterium genome window below encodes:
- the glpD gene encoding glycerol-3-phosphate dehydrogenase, with product MTEQTETDRRPAQLQRLREEHFEALIIGGGINGAGLARDLALRGFQVALVEKGDYASGTSSASTKLIHGGLRYLENFDFRLVFEACRERRTLRRIAPHLVHPLPFLIPVYQGDPRPLWMVRAGMWLYDLLALFRNTGRHSILTPKVALEREPELHPEGLSGVALYWDCRMDDARLCLENILGATAAGAVTANYLPVVELLREAGRSAGVRVRDTESGDEFIIRAKVVINATGPWLEHVCALAGDHGVKLRPTRGTHILVPRINHGEEALYLTAGGDGRLFFVIPWKELSLIGTTDDDDRGDPDRVVATEADIAYLLAESRRHLRNVRLQRRDVVASFSGLRALAIDEAANTGRTSREHRIYTDASGLISIAGGKYTTYRAVAAELADLVARRLGKYGAELTATLPLPGGATGKFSRYVAQQTPLLARRYGCADATVRRLLGIYGSRTEAVLALTATEPELLQPVVAGSTLLAAQVVFAAMNEQARTPEDVLRRRTPLALERGCGMAELTAVSRLLAQRLGTTTATQQQWETDYRHKYKDVDDEN from the coding sequence ATGACTGAGCAGACAGAGACAGACCGGCGGCCAGCGCAACTGCAACGGTTGCGTGAAGAACACTTTGAAGCGCTGATTATCGGCGGCGGCATCAACGGTGCGGGGCTCGCCCGCGACCTGGCATTGCGTGGTTTCCAGGTGGCACTGGTCGAGAAGGGCGATTATGCCAGTGGCACTTCGAGTGCTTCGACCAAGCTCATCCATGGTGGCTTGCGCTATCTGGAAAACTTCGATTTTCGCCTGGTTTTTGAAGCCTGTCGCGAACGGCGCACACTGCGACGCATTGCCCCCCATCTGGTCCATCCTCTCCCGTTTCTGATTCCGGTCTATCAGGGGGATCCCCGCCCGCTGTGGATGGTGCGCGCCGGGATGTGGCTCTACGACCTGCTGGCGCTCTTCCGCAATACCGGACGACACAGTATTCTGACGCCAAAAGTGGCGCTGGAACGTGAACCGGAGCTGCATCCCGAGGGGCTCAGCGGGGTCGCGCTCTATTGGGACTGTCGTATGGACGACGCCCGGCTGTGTCTCGAAAACATTCTCGGCGCAACCGCAGCGGGCGCAGTGACTGCCAACTATCTGCCCGTTGTTGAGCTGTTGCGCGAAGCGGGGCGAAGTGCCGGAGTCCGGGTCCGGGATACGGAGAGCGGCGATGAATTTATCATTCGGGCCAAGGTGGTGATTAACGCCACCGGGCCCTGGCTGGAGCACGTCTGTGCCTTGGCCGGGGATCATGGTGTGAAGTTGCGACCGACGCGCGGCACCCACATTCTGGTGCCACGCATCAATCATGGCGAGGAAGCCCTTTATTTGACCGCCGGGGGGGATGGTCGCCTCTTTTTTGTGATCCCCTGGAAAGAATTATCACTGATCGGCACAACCGACGATGATGATCGCGGTGATCCCGACCGGGTCGTTGCCACCGAGGCGGATATTGCTTATCTGCTCGCGGAATCGCGACGCCACCTGCGCAATGTGCGTCTGCAACGCCGCGATGTTGTTGCCTCCTTCTCCGGCTTGCGGGCGTTGGCGATTGATGAGGCGGCCAACACTGGCCGCACCTCGCGTGAACACCGGATCTACACCGACGCCAGCGGTCTGATTTCGATCGCCGGGGGGAAATATACCACTTATCGGGCGGTGGCGGCAGAGCTTGCCGATCTGGTCGCCAGGCGGCTGGGGAAATACGGCGCGGAGCTGACCGCTACGCTGCCATTGCCGGGGGGAGCGACCGGAAAATTTTCCCGCTATGTGGCGCAGCAGACCCCGCTATTGGCGAGGCGCTACGGCTGTGCCGATGCCACGGTTCGGCGCTTGCTGGGGATCTACGGATCACGGACGGAAGCGGTGCTGGCCCTGACCGCAACTGAACCGGAGCTGTTGCAACCGGTGGTTGCCGGTTCAACATTGCTCGCTGCGCAGGTCGTGTTTGCCGCTATGAACGAACAGGCCCGCACCCCCGAGGATGTATTGCGACGCCGCACGCCGCTGGCGCTGGAACGCGGTTGCGGCATGGCCGAACTGACTGCGGTCAGTCGTTTGCTGGCGCAACGGCTGGGGACGACAACGGCCACGCAACAGCAATGGGAAACTGATTATCGCCACAAATACAAGGATGTCGATGATGAAAATTGA